GGCTATAAATGTCCAAAATATAATTAGCCACATATCTGAAGGTGTTGCCTTGCGGAGGTTGCACTGATCAGGTAGTGAATAGTTGTGTTCCAACATTCATAAAAATAAAATTTCAAAAGTAATAACTAAAAATTTTGCATATTATGAACAATTTAGCAAGCAGTTATCTTGATTTTCTCCTAAAAATTGAAAAATCTAATCACAGTAGAGATTTATATAGGTTAATTACGCTGTGCAATTAATATTACATCTATCTATAGATAGGGGAAAACATAAAAATATCTAAATAATAAGCAAATATTTTACTCTATATATTAGGTTTATACTTATCGAAGTAAATTCAGTTTTTGCTTAAAAGGACTATTAAATATTTTTGTGCATATAAGAAAGATGCGTAAAATATCTTTCAGATAGTAGGTTGTCCGTTTTAACAAGTAATATCTAAAGTAGAAAAAGAAAATCAATGAACAGTTTTCTTTAATTTCTGTAGAGTATGTATGCACAAGAACTTAACAGCCTCGTCAACTTAGATAATAATCTGTGTACAAATTAACAAAAGACAGAGGCGATAAGCGGTCGCTTGAGAATGTGCCAGAGGTGCGATCGCATAACGCCCATGAAATCAATCACAAAAGTCATCAACCCGTAGATCGCGCCAGATGTCAGAGACTTGCCAGCCAGAGTTCCCAACGGACTGCACTAGAGGAGAATCGTAGACGGGAAGATGGCGGGGATAGTAATCTGGAGTTGGAGCATCTACATCTAGTTGTGGCTGTGGTGGTTGCTCCTCAATGAGAGGCTCATCATTAGGGATAGTGTCAATTATTGGTTCTGGCTCTTGTACTGGCTGTGAGTGGGCAGATTTCTTGAGAATGCGTAAATCGGCTTTTTTGATGGGTTTCATATTTGTAAAGGTAGAAAGTCTGGAATGAAAAACGAATTTAGCTTTGAATTGGGAGCAAAATAATGGCTGATCTACACTATGAGATTGAGAGAAAAATTGATAAATGATTAATGATAGTTACATTCATCACAAAAGCTGATTCATGGAAATAAACAGTGATGAAAAACCCCGTTCACAGTAGGTGAGGCGGGAATAAGTAAGACCATATCTTATACATAGTACATAAATAATCTATACTTAGACACAACGGACTTAATATTACTACCACAGATATAAGTAAATTAACCAGTAATCTACTGAAATATTTAACTTTAGCCAACTGTTCCATCAAAAATTAAGTCTTCATCCAGAACTTCGTCCCACTCCTCGTCCCAGGACTGCTCGTTGTAGACCTTGGTGGCTTGAGCAATTTTCAGGCGATGAGCAACTGATACCAATTCGCAATTCGCAATTCGCAATTCGCAATTGAAGAGTTGATTTGTTTGAGATAAGTTGAAAAGTATTTAATTTGCATAGTGAGATAAAAGAAAATTCTTATTGTGAAAGGATTTTGCCTAGCCTTATTATATAGTGTGACTTGAAGAAGATTTTGGACACATTTTGGAAGGAGAAGTTGGACAGGTTGCAAGCTGAAATAGTTATAACTTCGTTAAGGCATTAATCAAGCGATCGCAACTTTGGATAAAGAAAATGGACATAATAACAAAAATGGAAGAAGGATATGGACGCAAATCCATAGAAATTCTACTCAGTGTCAAGTTTTCCCTGGCTCCTGGGATTTCTTGCGCTTGGTTGCGATCGCTTGCCGCCCTTGGCATCGCTATTAGTAAAACCTTTATTTTGCATATAGAGATAGTTTGAGCAGTTTAGCTTTCCTTTATGTTATTTTTTGGATGTTTTTGGAACGTAAAGTTGGACATACATTTTTGGAAGGTAAAAGTGGACAACCTGTCCAAAATCTTCTTCAAGTCACATATAGATTCTTGTGTAATAGCTTACAAGCTTTATATTTAAACCGTAAAAATTAAGCATATATCATAGGTGATACACATACTCTAATCGCTACATAGGTGGGTGTTCATTAATTGCGAATTGCGAATTGCGAATTGCGAATTGTGTGTATCTGTGGTTATCTGCTGACCAGTTTTAGGGATAAACAGATTTTCTTCTCCTAAACAAAAGAATTGATTGGGTTGCTTTTTCTTATGTTTACCCATAGTCAGAAGAATGCAAATATAGAATAAATTAATGAAAAGCCCATCCTTATAAGAAGGATGAGCATAGGTTAAATAAACGTTTCTACTATGATGACACAACTCAATACTGCCTCAACCACCTACGGTCTGGAGGTGGGAGCATGAGCCAACCCACCCCCAAGCGCAAAAGACTCACCCCCACAACTCCCGATAAACCAAAGCCAGCCCTAAAGCCAGCACAAGAGCCGGAAAACCCAAGCGCAGTCACGGTTGATGTAGAAGCAATCGAAGTGCCGGAGATGACCGAGGAAGAACAGCGCGATCGCCTGCACCTGGAGCGAAAAGTGGAGAGCGCGTTTGTGGAAGCGGGGAAGGCATTGAAAGAGTTACGCGATCGCCGGCTGTATCGTTCGACGCACAAAACATTTGAGGAATATTGCCGCGATCGCTTTGGATTCACACGTATGGCGGCGGCGCTGAAAATTGCATCTGTGAAGGTGATGGAAAATTTGTCAACCAATGGTTTACAAACAAGCGATGGTTCAAAGTCGGAAAAAATGTCAACCAATGGTTTACAAATTCTGCCAACGAATGAGCGACAGATACGCCCATTAACAAAGCTAGAACCAGAAAAACAACGAGAGGTGTGGATTAAAGCAGTACAAGAAGCTGGAGGAAAAACCCCGTCTGGGCGCATAGTTCAAGATGTTGTAGACCGGATACGCGATCGCACCCCACTCCCTAATCCCTACCGCGAGGGTGAAATCTGCATACTTCAACCCAAGGATAACCCCGACTTGAGGGGCAAGAGCGGCTACTGGGGTGTAGTTACCCATGTAGGTGGGTATAGTTGCACAGTCAAGTGCTGGGATGGCGACTACACAGCCAAAGTCGAGCATTTGAAATCCCTGGAATTGCTGGAGGAGGATTGTCGATTTATGCAGCAGTTATGCGAAAGACTGCGGCGGTTGTATGAAGTGGCAGGACGCGATGAGGCTGTGGATTGGCTGTTGCAGGGATTGGGGAAACAAGCCAAGCCGTATTTGTCAGCATTGCAGGCGAAGCTGTTGGCGGCAGTGGAGAGAGAGTACGGGATTGATCCTAAGCAGAGGAAGTAACCTTCAACAAGTTCAACGTTTACTACTTCGATTATACTATACAGGAAATCTATGATTTGTTGATGGCAGAATTTACAGTGTTAATCTCAAACCTCCAAATGTTGCATCAATGAAATTATGTCCTAAAAGCTGAATCCTAATTCCTCCTATGATTTTCATTAATTCTGCCGCAGTTAGCTCTCGTTCTTCAATTTGACTAGAAGTCAACAAGTCAACAACTTTAATATTAGACATCTTTCTCCTTAATTATTGTTTTTGAGGATAGTACAGTTTTGTCAAAACAACTACTTAACTTCATCATTCTCTAGCTGTTTAACTTAGTTAAATAGCTATATCTATCTAGATATTAGTATAACTATTTGTCTGCGAAACTAAAATAAATATTCAGACATAAGTCATTGAATTATGACGGCTGTAAGTCCATTATGCCTAAAAAGCTCTTTTCATTTTTTATCAACAAATAATTTAGGAGTCAGAGTTCAGAATAATTCTGCCGAATAAACCCTGATTACTCATTAATCATTTATCAATTAAAGCAATGGAACCGCAATATTAGTTTCCAAAAACTCACCTGCAATGGTTGCCAAAGAGATTCTAGATGTGTCTTGAAGAAGATTTTTGACAGGTTGTCCACCTTTACCTAGCTTCCAAAAATGTATGTCCAACTTTACTTTCCAAAAACGTCCAAAAAATAACATAAATAAACAAACTCCTAGCGAAAATGGCATCAGGGCAGAACAAGCCCAATGGATTAACAGTGATTCTGCCCCAGGATGCGATGGCGCAAGCGCTCATAGCGTAGCTGATCGCCTTTGTAGAAGCCTTGCCGATTCTAGCTCCCGTGTTGAATTTGGGAGAGCCGCCGCCAACATAGAAACCATACTATTAAGTAGTAACAAGATATACACATGAATGAAATACTATTGACAACTCTAGAGATTAGATTAACAGTATCTCTAGTAGAGGATAACAACAATGTTTATGAAATTTGTTGGACAAACTTTTCAGTATATTGTTGAAGCAGTAGCAGAAATATTCAGTCCTAATCATGATAATTACCCATCAATTGGTGTTCAGCCTTTTGATGGAGAACCGTACCGAGAAAAATCGTATTATTAGAAGCCTTGGAACCTGACTTTTCACGGGAAGTCCTCAAGCCCAGAAAAAGCGTGACTTTTTCCACAGGTTAATTCTCAATAGCTCTAAGTTAATGAAAATAGCTAATGGAAAAATCAAGGCTTGGGAAACCCTCAAAATGAGCTTTTCCACATCCCGTAAAAAGTCAGCCTTGGAAAAACCTACACTTTAGAGCTTGCTTTCAGTGTAGGATTAAATGAGTAAAGATAGACCTTAAGAATGTGGTAAAAAACCGATGAATGAGATTAATTCTGTAATTGGTTCACTAGTTGGCTCATTAAGTGGTGCAGTTGTTGGTTCAATAGTTGGCTCAGTAGTGGGTGCATTGAGCGGGTCGCCTGGGATTGCCATGCTACTTTCTCTGGGTGGCTCCCTGATTGGCTCTGTTATGGGTTCCCTGTGTGGTTCATTCGTTGGTTTATACTTCGATAACTTGTGGTACGAACACAACAATAGTTATAGCTATGCAAACAATGGATATCCTTTGAAATCTGCTGCTCCTGTAAACTAGTAAGTTTTCTCTTAGCGGTTAAGGGACTTCCAAGGAATAAATTACTCAGCAAAAATCATAAGTTCACATCTAAAAGATAATTATAATCATTCTGAAAGGGTGAGAGGTGGTTGCCATCGGCAAGCACCTCTCACCCTTTCAAATTCGAGAGAGAAAACTCTGCACTGTATAAATCATGTCAGGTGCAATATTATAATTAATATGGATATTTTTATATTTAAAACAACTAATAAAAATTAGGTGCTGCCACAACAAATATCAACAAACCACTTGCCTGAATTGGAAAATTTTTCATGTGTAGAGTTAGTGAGGCGCTGAATTTGTCCTTCAATAGCAGACATAGCTTGATTGGTTAACTCTGAAAGAAAGATACCATAAGGAGTTAAGGTGGTTTTTGGATGATAATCATGGTCTTCAGTTGACGAATTAGCAACAAAGCATTGAAATCATAATAGTCAGAGGTATATCCTGATGCAACTTATCATCATCAACAGTAGATGATCATATTGCTAGTATCACTCTTCTTCATCCGACTCATCTTGCTCGGAATTGTTGTGTGCTTCTCTTTCCCGAAGTAGTAACCGTTGCTCCTGACGTTGAAAATAAAAATCTAATGCTTTACTTGTGAAACCTCCGACAGCTGCACCAGAAATGGCAAAAACGATAGCAGTCTTCCAGCCTTTGATCAAATCACCAGCAATATCTAAACGATTAATGTTCAGCCTGACTACCAACAAATAAGCCAAAACTGCAACAGCCGTATTCAACGCGGCAAATATTCTTGGGGTTGGTTCCTGTTGGCGAAGTATGATCCATTGTGCCAGCCAGAGGAACAGGCTCAAGAAAACTGTTGCAATGGTCAATACCTTAGCCAATTTACGAGGGTTCAACGCCTGTAGAAACGTTATGAATACGTCCCAAAGAAGTAAGTTTGGCAAAAATCTGAGTTAATAAAATAGGCTCAGGTATTTCGGGAAGCATTTTTAAAATTTCACGGACATATCGAAAACCACGATAGTGAGCCTTAAGGTCAAGGATGCCGGAGTCGGGATTAAGGAGACGAAAATCCGCGAGAAGATGATGGGATAAGTTGACCATAAAGAATGCTAGATTAGCAGCATTAGTTACAGCAGTTTGACTTAAGTTCATAAAATCTTCCAATCCCCAAAATTGCTTGGCATCTCGAAAATTGAATTCGATCTGAAAGCGTAGCTTGTAGTAGTCAATTATTTTTCAGATGACAATTTTAGATCACTAGAAAATAGAATTACATGACTACGAGCATGAGTTTTAAGATTGGTTTTGACGAGAATAACTACATTTAGAGATTGGGCAAATTCTTTGTGAAGTAATGTAACTTGATAAACGTCAGTTTGGATATCATCATCAACGGTACTTTGACATAAATACTTCTTAGGTATGTTGTTGTAGTCAATTTTGTCTCCGTATTTACGACGAGAGCGACTATTGGGGTCAGGGTGTTGATAAGGTATATATAATGCTGAATCAGAGCGAAGCTTAGAAATTATATGCAAGTTAACTTGACGAGCCATCTGCAAGGCATTATTATTCCCAAAGTGTCCATCCAATACTAAGTAAGTAAGGGGAATAAATTTAGCTAATAACTTAAATAGCGACTTAATCATCTTCTGAATTCTGAGTAATTCAGATGTGAGAACTACCTGGGTTTTATTCTTGTTTTTACTTCCCTTTGGTCGCCCACGCCCACGTTTTTCTTGCGGTTTTATTTCTTTGGTTGGTGACGAGCTACTTTTTTCTATATCGCTCTTTATCACCTGTTCTATCTGAATCGGAAACGAGTGCCTTTGCTCAACACTGACTAATGATAATGTAAAAAAGATAGCCCTGATATGGGTTTACCAGCCAGGCTAGAAAAAAATCTATCCAGTCCATAAGTTTGTTTTCCTGATTTACTTATCACAACTTCATCTCCCGCTAGCAAATATATCTCATTCGGACGAAATAAATGCTTGTGAAAGAATAACCAAAACAATGTCGCCCAAGGTATTACCGTATGAAAGAATCTCAACATCGTTCGATAACTGCCACCACTACCTGTCCAACGAGAAATTCCCAACATCGTCACTCGGCACTCATTGCTAACATGGCCAGGATTATCTGGTTCAATTGCCGCATCGTCGTAGCGTTTATCTGCGGCAGGAGGCATTGCAGGAGTGATAAGATATCGGGCATGGGTTGATTGTGGCTTTTGAGTTGTCGTTTGGGAAGACAATAACTCTACTACATCAGCCCTCTCTCTTCACCCTCTTATTTTGGCTAAGGTATTGAATGGTCAAAAAGATATAACTACCAGGAGGCTCAAAAGGAAAAAGATTTAGGGAGCCAACCATTACTATCAAGGCAGCAGCAGACAGTAAATAAGCAACAAATAACCCCAAAGTAATTGCCAAAGTCCAGAACCTACCGTGATAGCCCAAGTGATATTTGAGTAGCCATTCTTCTTGAATTGCCGCCATTGCGACCATAAAGATAACCGTCGCCATGAAGTAGTCGAGCATTGCTGTTGTGTCATCTGTGTGTGGCTTTTTTCAGTATAAATTGTCATACCGCTTCTTCATCCGCGAATTGGTTAGGGCGATCGCGGCCGCACGAGTAGGTGTTCCTGCTTGAGAGGGATACAGATCCTTTAACAAGAACGTTGTTGACCAATGTTTTACGCCGGGAAAGACTGAGACGCGCTATAAAACAATTCTCGATTTCAAAAAGGTATTTACCATTGAAAAGTACCGGATTAATAGTCTTAATTAGGGTCAAGTGAGATGGCGTAACCGCCCGGCAAGAGGGCGATCGCCTACTAAAATCAATCGCAGAAACCATCTATACGCAGATCGCGCCAAATGTCAGACACCTGCCAGCCGGAGTTACCCACAGACCCAGTGAGGGGATAGTCGGGGGCTGGAGAAACGTAAGGGTAATATTCTGGTGCGGGTTCATCCTGTTCTGGCTGTGGTTCGACAACTAGAGTATCAGTGAAAGCATCAAGTGGTAAATCTAACTGTTGTGGTGGTTCTTGTTCGGCAGTTTTCTTAAGAATGCGTAATTCTGGTTTTTTAATAGGTTTCATATTGTGAGGAAAAACTAACTTATTTATGCCTGGAAAGAAGGAAATGGGTTGAGGCTTAAATCATATTAAAACAGAAGTAAAAATTTATAAAAGATGGAAAACCCCAACCTTGTAAAAAAGCTAGGGAACTGATAATCAAAGACTATGCTATGTTGACACAACAAATAACTTTCCAAGTACCATAAGACAGGAGGTTATAATGATGCCATTAACTTTCTTTAACAGCCGTGACAAAAAATAGATGTGGCGCATCAAGAATACTGCGGTCAGTAAGTTGGTAAGTAAATCTGCCAAAAGCGGCTCCCTCTTCCCCTGGTTGAATAGCTGATGCTTTCCACCCATAATCAGCAAAGAAAGTTTCCGGCTCATCACAACTAGAAAACCAATACTTAGCCCACTCATCAGACCCATTGCAAACGACTGAGTTGATGACATCAGCACCGAAATAACTTCCAGCTACGGACATATTTTGAATATTTGTTAACAGATTTTTTACCTCTATAGGGTTGAGATAATAAAGAAATCCTTCTAATAGCCAAATTGATGGTTCTGAAGGTTGGTAGCCATTTTCAATGAGCGATTGAACCCAACTTGACTCCTTTAAATCAGCATAAATTGAGTAACGTTCGCAGTTGGGTGTAATCGTGTTTAGAACAGATTCTTTATAAAGCAATACATCGGGTTGATCGATTTCATAAAGATGAGTTTCCTTTTGCCAGTGCAAACGAAATGCTCTGGTATCCATGCCTGAACCTAAAAGAACAATTTGTCGAATATTTAGAGAGTATTTATTTAAGAAATCATCAAAAAAGCGAGTCCGAACGGATGAATATGGCCTCCCTTGTTTTTCATATTCTTCTAAGCGAGGAATAGCGGCTTCAATAGCCTCTTTACCTGCTAACTGTGCTGCTAAGGGGTCAGTAAATAAAGCATCAGGTCTTTGGTTTTCAACCGCTCGTGCTGCTGCCATAACTTTGGCTGTAAAGCTTACATTAATTTCTGTGGTTTGGGACATTTGGTTATGATGCCAGTTAATTTTGAGAAATTTTACTTGATTTGTGTTGCACTAGCATAGTCGTGTTAACTTATAAAATATTATTTGTCCACAAAAATTGTTTTATATCAATTTTGTCTGAAGTGCATGGAATAAAAAGGCTAAAACAGTATTACCAGAATGGCACGCTTGTTAAGCTATAAGGCTTACTCAGGGAGCATTTGTAATTGTTTATGTAGTTCATGCTGGGGCGAGAGTAGGAGATTGACACCAAGCAGAGGAAATGATGCCACAGATACCAGAGGAGTACTACGAAAAAGCGCTAGCTAATGGAATTTCACAGGCAACATTGTACAATCAAGCGATCGCACTTAGAGCGATTGTTAGCCACGGATTTCCAAGAGCAAATTCTATAAATTTGCTCCCGTTAAGGAAAAAATCAATGACAATTGCAGATGCAATATTCTCTCTCTAATCTATGTCCGATACCAAGGTTAATACGGTTGTCTGCATCAACCGCAGTGTCCTAATTGTCTATTACACCCCCGGACAGTGCTGGCAGTTCCGCATCATCAGCCGTTCAGGTGGGATATTTGGCGAACAGAAGATTTATTACAGTGCGGCGGCGGCATTGCGGACGGGGTTGGAGTGGGTGCGGGA
Above is a window of Nostoc sp. MS1 DNA encoding:
- a CDS encoding SAM-dependent methyltransferase; the encoded protein is MSQTTEINVSFTAKVMAAARAVENQRPDALFTDPLAAQLAGKEAIEAAIPRLEEYEKQGRPYSSVRTRFFDDFLNKYSLNIRQIVLLGSGMDTRAFRLHWQKETHLYEIDQPDVLLYKESVLNTITPNCERYSIYADLKESSWVQSLIENGYQPSEPSIWLLEGFLYYLNPIEVKNLLTNIQNMSVAGSYFGADVINSVVCNGSDEWAKYWFSSCDEPETFFADYGWKASAIQPGEEGAAFGRFTYQLTDRSILDAPHLFFVTAVKES